From the Phyllopteryx taeniolatus isolate TA_2022b chromosome 16, UOR_Ptae_1.2, whole genome shotgun sequence genome, one window contains:
- the gpatch8 gene encoding G patch domain-containing protein 8 isoform X1 has product MADRFSRFNEERDFQGLGKLTSARGEGANHFDQYEDGQVDLEQASLDKPIESDNIGHRLLQKHGWKLGQGLGKTMQGRTDPVPIILKYDVMGMGRMEMEMDYAEDATEKRRVLEVEKEETEELRQKYKDQIEKEKAIAKALEDLRANFYCELCDKQYTKHQEFDNHINSYDHAHKQRLKELKQREFARNVSSRSRKGGKKQEKMLRRLHVLAEQRKQQDRTPGSGPMFKTTTVAVDGEKAEDGDIFAPKSAAVTETALEVCVADKSEQASPKPAPTFSFSLGKKKNCSSPAPSASSKVSVSFSFAKKAPVKLETAAAVFTDPGEEVIEGEDGEEGEKAAAQDEMSACNTDSPKGGLRESDVESSSATGTEEAQQSNDGSSLASTLNKLKMMMKKEEDYSGQEPQYYHYMPPAHCRVKPHFQFLLFMKASDQSQSKEEEEEVEDSSHETESNVVECNNEEDDATTASTPEAHKTPPDSKVKEDDNTSCAVETTPNLTASPKQKEESPPPPEALDSNLGPKIPVGPFFPVLSKDESTTLQWPSELLEFTKAQPSLSYSCNPLYFDFKLSRNKGVHPGKAAKSPKPCEQPDKEKQKEISASKPEPAAKTVLNSDEAVTKVERGQSEGDDQKVATRDGSAKKKKKKKKKKKKHKKSTKHSKRKAKDKDAEGETEPSQDTPKKKKKHKRKKNKNKAADQQEAAGDEKENAKVKSEDKPDPSSVQALAGGVVETGKRKRAIKRPPSKSGVEEGSTGKSLDKAIASEEHGSNKRLKTDSSLSQSASCSTSAQKIPGPGRPPSSESEEEGGSTNQHSRHHRSSPREARRHHSEESRRSCSHSSRHGSSRRRHHRGKTSQSRSYSSSSERSSAGSSAYSHRSHSYSDSYSDYSTEGHQRRHSKRSSDSDYERRGSRGHRQSRRRQYSSSSSDESRSRSRSYSRRKRHRRHHRSTSRSSSSWSRSTSARSWRRSYSRSRSSGSRSSSSAKGSPHRRSTRSRGASETLRRDFNRSSIYRSQSPRSTSRSLNRTSTGPQAQRLGGSRDAGEYKNSLTARQLLEKIQSKKNSEDPVAGMKSGLKIKDPPQGYFGPKLPPSTKSMLPLFGKLQAGKKAPVTPVTRTDEGDKSGAGKTTEADGEVILVEPIREFPPPPPPTVPPVQKVEETPLKVTVEEETQHLTADAQVLQEPRLLYEQDSSMMIPQYQGELGQEPSQNPMMETLMPDMQQQQPPMHGYPIYPPAGLEEDGLEAEDDGLAPLESQPITFTPEEMEKYSKLQQAAQQHIQQQLLAKQVKSFPSAAVAAVAAAANLAPAPPPPALQQIHIQQPAVSVASGASIATVQHAILQHHAATAAAMGIHPAHHPHPAHAQLAQVHHIPQHHLTPISLSHLGPTLGHSLGHAGLIPAHHTAFLSGQPIHIIPASALHHTPLALHHVPHAALYPTLFTPRPSQAAAAAAAAALQLHPLLHPIFSGQDLQHPPNHGS; this is encoded by the exons atggctgacagATTTTCTCGGTTCAACGAAGAGCGTGATTTCCAG ggtctcggcaAGCTGACTTCtgcaagaggcgag GGTGCGAATCACTTTGACCAGTATGAAGATGGCCAAGTGGACCTGGAGCAGGCGTCTCTGGACAAGCCCATCGAATCG GACAACATTGGGCACCGGCTGCTTCAGAAACATGGCTGGAAGTTGGGCCAGGGCCTTGGCAAAACCATGCAGG GACGCACGGACCCCGTGCCCATTATTCTTAAATATGATGTCATGGGGATGGGAAGAATGGAGATGGAG atggacTATGCCGAGGATGCCACAGAGAAAAGAAGAGTTCTTGAAGTGGAGAAGGAAGAGACAGAAGAACTACGTCAGAAATACAAG GATCAGATCGAAAAAGAGAAAGCAATCGCAAAAGCCCTGGAGGACCTGAGGGCTAATTTCTACTGTGAGCTATGTGACAAGCAGTACACCAAACACCAGGAATTTGACAACCACATCAATTCTTATGACCATGCTCACAAGCAG AGGCTAAAGGAGCTCAAGCAGCGGGAGTTTGCTCGGAATGTGTCGTCGCGTTCCCGCAAAGGTGGAAAGAAGCAGGAAAAGATGCTGCGTCGTCTACACGTGCTGGCGGAACAGAGGAAACAGCAGGACCg GACTCCAGGAAGTGGGCCCATGTTCAAAACCACCACCGTGGCTGTAGATGGCGAGAAGGCCGAAGATGGAGACATCTTTGCCCCTAAAAGCGCTGCCGTGACAGAGACTGCCTTGGAGGTTTGTGTTGCAGACAAAAGTGAACAAGCCTCCCCTAAGCCCGCACCAACATTTAGCTTCTCCCtggggaagaagaagaactgTTCCTCGCCTGCCCCCAGCGCATCCTCCAAAGTCAGCGTGTCCTTCTCCTTCGCCAAGAAGGCGCCGGTGAAGTTGGAGACAGCAGCCGCAGTGTTTACTGATCCCGGCGAGGAGGTCATCGAAGGAGAGGACGGTGAGGAGGGAGAAAAGGCGGCAGCGCAGGATGAAATGTCCGCCTGCAACACTGATAGCCCCAAAGGAGGCTTACGGGAAAGTGATGTAGAGTCCAGCAGTGCGACCGGGACAGAGGAGGCACAGCAGTCAAATGACGGAAGCTCGCTGGCTTCCACGCTCAACAAGCTgaaaatgatgatgaagaaggaggaggacTACTCAGGACAGGAGCCTCAGTACTACCACTACATGCCCCCAGCGCACTGTCGCGTGAAGCCCCACTTCCAGTTTCTGCTCTTCATGAAGGCGTCTGATCAGAGTCAGAgtaaagaagaggaagaggaggttgAGGACAGTTCTCACGAGACAGAGTCCAACGTTGTAGAGTGCAACAATGAAGAAGACGATGCCACCACTGCTTCAACCCCTGAAGCTCATAAAACTCCTCCGGACTCCAAAGTGAAGGAAGACGACAACACTTCATGCGCGGTAGAGACAACTCCCAATCTTACTGCTTCCCCCAAGCAGAAAGAAGAAAGCCCACCACCACCAGAGGCTTTGGACTCCAACTTGGGTCCCAAGATCCCCGTGGGTCCTTTCTTCCCTGTGTTGAGTAAAGATGAGAGCACCACACTGCAGTGGCCCTCTGAGCTCCTTGAGTTTACGAAAGCGCAACCCTCCCTGTCTTACAGCTGCAATCCTCTATACTTTGACTTCAAGCTGTCTCGTAACAAAGGTGTGCACCCTGGAAAGGCTGCAAAGTCTCCAAAGCCTTGCGAGCAGCCTGACAAAGAAAAGCAGAAAGAGATATCCGCCTCAAAACCAGAACCAGCTGCTAAAACAGTGCTCAACAGCGACGAGGCCGTCACGAAGGTCGAGCGTGGACAATCCGAAGGCGACGATCAAAAAGTGGCAACAAGGGACGGTAgcgccaagaagaagaagaagaaaaagaagaagaaaaagaagcacaaGAAGTCGACAAAGCATTCGAAGCGCAAAGCGAAAGACAAAGATGCAGAGGGCGAGACTGAGCCAAGTCAAGACACtcccaagaagaagaaaaagcacaaaagaaagaagaacaagaacaaagCAGCAGATCAACAAGAGGCTGCAGGTGATGAAAAGGAGAATGCCAAAGTAAAGTCTGAAGATAAACCAGATCCTTCCTCAGTGCAGGCTTTAGCTGGAGGAGTTGTAGAAACTGGGAAGAGGAAGCGGGCTATTAAGCGTCCACCTAGCAAGTCAGGAGTGGAGGAAGGCAGCACGGGAAAAAGCTTAGACAAGGCTATTGCCTCTGAGGAGCATGGCAGCAACAAGCGACTAAAAACAGACTCCAGTCTGTCCCAGAGTGCCTCTTGTTCCACCTCTGCTCAAAAGATCCCTGGTCCAGGAAGACCTCCCAGCAGCGAGAGCGAAGAGGAAGGCGGTTCCACCAACCAGCATTCACGCCATCACAGGTCAAGTCCTCGGGAAGCACGCCGTCACCATAGCGAGGAGTCAAGGCGCTCCTGCAGCCACTCATCGAGACATGGAAGCAGCCGTCGGCGGCATCACCGCGGCAAAACCTCCCAGAGTCGCTCTTACTCCAGCAGCTCTGAGCGCTCCTCGGCAGGGAGCAGCGCCTACAGCCACCGGAGCCACAGCTACTCTGACAGCTACAGCGACTACAGCACGGAGGGGCATCAGCGTAGGCACTCCAAACGCTCGTCAGACTCCGACTATGAGAGGCGGGGCAGCCGAGGGCACCGGCAGTCCAGGCGGCGCCAatactcctcgtcctcctctgaCGAGTCCCGCTCACGGTCGCGCAGCTACAGCCGCAGGAAGCGACATCGGCGGCACCACCGCAGCACCTCCAGGAGCTCCAGTAGCTGGAGCCGCAGCACCAGCGCAAGGTCCTGGAGGCGCAGCTATAGCCGGAGCCGCAGCTCGGGTAGCCGTTCGTCCAGCTCCGCCAAGGGCTCCCCGCACCGCCGGAGCACCCGTAGCCGAGGAGCCAGCGAGACCCTCCGCAGGGACTTTAACCGTTCCAGCATCTATCGCTCGCAATCCCCGCGGTCCACCTCACGCAGCCTTAATCGCACCTCCACCGGCCCGCAGGCTCAGCGGCTAGGCGGCTCCCGGGATGCAGGCGAGTACAAAAACTCCCTCACGGCACGCCAGCTCCTGGAAAAGATTCAGTCAAAAAAGAATTCAGAAGATCCTGTCGCAGGAATGAAATCTGGTTTAAAGATCAAGGACCCACCGCAGGGATACTTTGGTCCGAAACTACCCCCATCGACCAAAAGCATGCTGCCGCTTTTTGGTAAACTTCAAGCAGGGAAGAAAGCTCCCGTGACCCCCGTGACCAGAACGGATGAGGGTGACAAATCTGGAGCAGGGAAGACCACAGAGGCTGACGGAGAAGTTATCCTAGTGGAGCCCATAAGGGAGTTCCCTCCCCCGCCTCCGCCTACAGTTCCGCCAGTGCAGAAAGTCGAGGAAACTCCACTCAAGGTTACGGTAGAGGAGGAGACGCAACACCTGACCGCAGATGCTCAGGTGCTACAAGAACCCAGGCTGCTGTATGAGCAGGACTCCTCCATGATGATACCACAGTACCAAGGGGAACTGGGGCAGGAGCCCTCGCAGAACCCCATGATGGAGACCCTCATGCCTGACATGCAACAGCAGCAGCCCCCGATGCATGGCTACCCCATTTACCCGCCGGCCGGCCTGGAGGAGGATGGCCTGGAGGCGGAGGACGATGGCCTGGCTCCCCTGGAGAGTCAGCCCATCACGTTCACGCCGGAGGAGATGGAGAAGTACAGCAAGCTGCAGCAGGCGGCGCAGCAGCACATCCAGCAGCAGCTGCTGGCCAAGCAGGTCAAGAGCTTCCCGTCGGCCGCCGTAGCCGCCGTGGCCGCCGCTGCCAACCTGGCGCCGGCGCCGCCCCCGCCTGCCCTGCAGCAGATCCACATCCAGCAGCCTGCCGTGTCAGTGGCGTCAGGCGCGTCCATCGCCACCGTGCAGCATGCCATCCTGCAGCACCACGCTGCCACCGCAGCCGCCATGGGCATCCACCCGGCGCATCACCCACACCCTGCCCATGCTCAGCTGGCCCAGGTCCATCACATACCCCAGCACCACCTCACCCCCATATCCTTATCCCACCTGGGCCCCACCCTTGGACACTCGCTGGGACACGCTGGGCTAATCCCCGCCCACCACACCGCCTTCCTCTCCGGGCAGCCCATACACATCATCCCTGCTTCAGCGCTCCACCACACACCCTTGGCACTCCACCACGTGCCCCACGCTGCCCTCTACCCCACGCTCTTCACACCCAGGCCGTcacaggcggcggcggcggcggcagcggcggctCTCCAGCTCCACCCGCTCCTCCACCCCATCTTCTCAGGGCAGGACCTCCAGCATCCGCCTAACCACGGCTCTTGA
- the gpatch8 gene encoding G patch domain-containing protein 8 isoform X2, translating into MADRFSRFNEERDFQGANHFDQYEDGQVDLEQASLDKPIESDNIGHRLLQKHGWKLGQGLGKTMQGRTDPVPIILKYDVMGMGRMEMEMDYAEDATEKRRVLEVEKEETEELRQKYKDQIEKEKAIAKALEDLRANFYCELCDKQYTKHQEFDNHINSYDHAHKQRLKELKQREFARNVSSRSRKGGKKQEKMLRRLHVLAEQRKQQDRTPGSGPMFKTTTVAVDGEKAEDGDIFAPKSAAVTETALEVCVADKSEQASPKPAPTFSFSLGKKKNCSSPAPSASSKVSVSFSFAKKAPVKLETAAAVFTDPGEEVIEGEDGEEGEKAAAQDEMSACNTDSPKGGLRESDVESSSATGTEEAQQSNDGSSLASTLNKLKMMMKKEEDYSGQEPQYYHYMPPAHCRVKPHFQFLLFMKASDQSQSKEEEEEVEDSSHETESNVVECNNEEDDATTASTPEAHKTPPDSKVKEDDNTSCAVETTPNLTASPKQKEESPPPPEALDSNLGPKIPVGPFFPVLSKDESTTLQWPSELLEFTKAQPSLSYSCNPLYFDFKLSRNKGVHPGKAAKSPKPCEQPDKEKQKEISASKPEPAAKTVLNSDEAVTKVERGQSEGDDQKVATRDGSAKKKKKKKKKKKKHKKSTKHSKRKAKDKDAEGETEPSQDTPKKKKKHKRKKNKNKAADQQEAAGDEKENAKVKSEDKPDPSSVQALAGGVVETGKRKRAIKRPPSKSGVEEGSTGKSLDKAIASEEHGSNKRLKTDSSLSQSASCSTSAQKIPGPGRPPSSESEEEGGSTNQHSRHHRSSPREARRHHSEESRRSCSHSSRHGSSRRRHHRGKTSQSRSYSSSSERSSAGSSAYSHRSHSYSDSYSDYSTEGHQRRHSKRSSDSDYERRGSRGHRQSRRRQYSSSSSDESRSRSRSYSRRKRHRRHHRSTSRSSSSWSRSTSARSWRRSYSRSRSSGSRSSSSAKGSPHRRSTRSRGASETLRRDFNRSSIYRSQSPRSTSRSLNRTSTGPQAQRLGGSRDAGEYKNSLTARQLLEKIQSKKNSEDPVAGMKSGLKIKDPPQGYFGPKLPPSTKSMLPLFGKLQAGKKAPVTPVTRTDEGDKSGAGKTTEADGEVILVEPIREFPPPPPPTVPPVQKVEETPLKVTVEEETQHLTADAQVLQEPRLLYEQDSSMMIPQYQGELGQEPSQNPMMETLMPDMQQQQPPMHGYPIYPPAGLEEDGLEAEDDGLAPLESQPITFTPEEMEKYSKLQQAAQQHIQQQLLAKQVKSFPSAAVAAVAAAANLAPAPPPPALQQIHIQQPAVSVASGASIATVQHAILQHHAATAAAMGIHPAHHPHPAHAQLAQVHHIPQHHLTPISLSHLGPTLGHSLGHAGLIPAHHTAFLSGQPIHIIPASALHHTPLALHHVPHAALYPTLFTPRPSQAAAAAAAAALQLHPLLHPIFSGQDLQHPPNHGS; encoded by the exons atggctgacagATTTTCTCGGTTCAACGAAGAGCGTGATTTCCAG GGTGCGAATCACTTTGACCAGTATGAAGATGGCCAAGTGGACCTGGAGCAGGCGTCTCTGGACAAGCCCATCGAATCG GACAACATTGGGCACCGGCTGCTTCAGAAACATGGCTGGAAGTTGGGCCAGGGCCTTGGCAAAACCATGCAGG GACGCACGGACCCCGTGCCCATTATTCTTAAATATGATGTCATGGGGATGGGAAGAATGGAGATGGAG atggacTATGCCGAGGATGCCACAGAGAAAAGAAGAGTTCTTGAAGTGGAGAAGGAAGAGACAGAAGAACTACGTCAGAAATACAAG GATCAGATCGAAAAAGAGAAAGCAATCGCAAAAGCCCTGGAGGACCTGAGGGCTAATTTCTACTGTGAGCTATGTGACAAGCAGTACACCAAACACCAGGAATTTGACAACCACATCAATTCTTATGACCATGCTCACAAGCAG AGGCTAAAGGAGCTCAAGCAGCGGGAGTTTGCTCGGAATGTGTCGTCGCGTTCCCGCAAAGGTGGAAAGAAGCAGGAAAAGATGCTGCGTCGTCTACACGTGCTGGCGGAACAGAGGAAACAGCAGGACCg GACTCCAGGAAGTGGGCCCATGTTCAAAACCACCACCGTGGCTGTAGATGGCGAGAAGGCCGAAGATGGAGACATCTTTGCCCCTAAAAGCGCTGCCGTGACAGAGACTGCCTTGGAGGTTTGTGTTGCAGACAAAAGTGAACAAGCCTCCCCTAAGCCCGCACCAACATTTAGCTTCTCCCtggggaagaagaagaactgTTCCTCGCCTGCCCCCAGCGCATCCTCCAAAGTCAGCGTGTCCTTCTCCTTCGCCAAGAAGGCGCCGGTGAAGTTGGAGACAGCAGCCGCAGTGTTTACTGATCCCGGCGAGGAGGTCATCGAAGGAGAGGACGGTGAGGAGGGAGAAAAGGCGGCAGCGCAGGATGAAATGTCCGCCTGCAACACTGATAGCCCCAAAGGAGGCTTACGGGAAAGTGATGTAGAGTCCAGCAGTGCGACCGGGACAGAGGAGGCACAGCAGTCAAATGACGGAAGCTCGCTGGCTTCCACGCTCAACAAGCTgaaaatgatgatgaagaaggaggaggacTACTCAGGACAGGAGCCTCAGTACTACCACTACATGCCCCCAGCGCACTGTCGCGTGAAGCCCCACTTCCAGTTTCTGCTCTTCATGAAGGCGTCTGATCAGAGTCAGAgtaaagaagaggaagaggaggttgAGGACAGTTCTCACGAGACAGAGTCCAACGTTGTAGAGTGCAACAATGAAGAAGACGATGCCACCACTGCTTCAACCCCTGAAGCTCATAAAACTCCTCCGGACTCCAAAGTGAAGGAAGACGACAACACTTCATGCGCGGTAGAGACAACTCCCAATCTTACTGCTTCCCCCAAGCAGAAAGAAGAAAGCCCACCACCACCAGAGGCTTTGGACTCCAACTTGGGTCCCAAGATCCCCGTGGGTCCTTTCTTCCCTGTGTTGAGTAAAGATGAGAGCACCACACTGCAGTGGCCCTCTGAGCTCCTTGAGTTTACGAAAGCGCAACCCTCCCTGTCTTACAGCTGCAATCCTCTATACTTTGACTTCAAGCTGTCTCGTAACAAAGGTGTGCACCCTGGAAAGGCTGCAAAGTCTCCAAAGCCTTGCGAGCAGCCTGACAAAGAAAAGCAGAAAGAGATATCCGCCTCAAAACCAGAACCAGCTGCTAAAACAGTGCTCAACAGCGACGAGGCCGTCACGAAGGTCGAGCGTGGACAATCCGAAGGCGACGATCAAAAAGTGGCAACAAGGGACGGTAgcgccaagaagaagaagaagaaaaagaagaagaaaaagaagcacaaGAAGTCGACAAAGCATTCGAAGCGCAAAGCGAAAGACAAAGATGCAGAGGGCGAGACTGAGCCAAGTCAAGACACtcccaagaagaagaaaaagcacaaaagaaagaagaacaagaacaaagCAGCAGATCAACAAGAGGCTGCAGGTGATGAAAAGGAGAATGCCAAAGTAAAGTCTGAAGATAAACCAGATCCTTCCTCAGTGCAGGCTTTAGCTGGAGGAGTTGTAGAAACTGGGAAGAGGAAGCGGGCTATTAAGCGTCCACCTAGCAAGTCAGGAGTGGAGGAAGGCAGCACGGGAAAAAGCTTAGACAAGGCTATTGCCTCTGAGGAGCATGGCAGCAACAAGCGACTAAAAACAGACTCCAGTCTGTCCCAGAGTGCCTCTTGTTCCACCTCTGCTCAAAAGATCCCTGGTCCAGGAAGACCTCCCAGCAGCGAGAGCGAAGAGGAAGGCGGTTCCACCAACCAGCATTCACGCCATCACAGGTCAAGTCCTCGGGAAGCACGCCGTCACCATAGCGAGGAGTCAAGGCGCTCCTGCAGCCACTCATCGAGACATGGAAGCAGCCGTCGGCGGCATCACCGCGGCAAAACCTCCCAGAGTCGCTCTTACTCCAGCAGCTCTGAGCGCTCCTCGGCAGGGAGCAGCGCCTACAGCCACCGGAGCCACAGCTACTCTGACAGCTACAGCGACTACAGCACGGAGGGGCATCAGCGTAGGCACTCCAAACGCTCGTCAGACTCCGACTATGAGAGGCGGGGCAGCCGAGGGCACCGGCAGTCCAGGCGGCGCCAatactcctcgtcctcctctgaCGAGTCCCGCTCACGGTCGCGCAGCTACAGCCGCAGGAAGCGACATCGGCGGCACCACCGCAGCACCTCCAGGAGCTCCAGTAGCTGGAGCCGCAGCACCAGCGCAAGGTCCTGGAGGCGCAGCTATAGCCGGAGCCGCAGCTCGGGTAGCCGTTCGTCCAGCTCCGCCAAGGGCTCCCCGCACCGCCGGAGCACCCGTAGCCGAGGAGCCAGCGAGACCCTCCGCAGGGACTTTAACCGTTCCAGCATCTATCGCTCGCAATCCCCGCGGTCCACCTCACGCAGCCTTAATCGCACCTCCACCGGCCCGCAGGCTCAGCGGCTAGGCGGCTCCCGGGATGCAGGCGAGTACAAAAACTCCCTCACGGCACGCCAGCTCCTGGAAAAGATTCAGTCAAAAAAGAATTCAGAAGATCCTGTCGCAGGAATGAAATCTGGTTTAAAGATCAAGGACCCACCGCAGGGATACTTTGGTCCGAAACTACCCCCATCGACCAAAAGCATGCTGCCGCTTTTTGGTAAACTTCAAGCAGGGAAGAAAGCTCCCGTGACCCCCGTGACCAGAACGGATGAGGGTGACAAATCTGGAGCAGGGAAGACCACAGAGGCTGACGGAGAAGTTATCCTAGTGGAGCCCATAAGGGAGTTCCCTCCCCCGCCTCCGCCTACAGTTCCGCCAGTGCAGAAAGTCGAGGAAACTCCACTCAAGGTTACGGTAGAGGAGGAGACGCAACACCTGACCGCAGATGCTCAGGTGCTACAAGAACCCAGGCTGCTGTATGAGCAGGACTCCTCCATGATGATACCACAGTACCAAGGGGAACTGGGGCAGGAGCCCTCGCAGAACCCCATGATGGAGACCCTCATGCCTGACATGCAACAGCAGCAGCCCCCGATGCATGGCTACCCCATTTACCCGCCGGCCGGCCTGGAGGAGGATGGCCTGGAGGCGGAGGACGATGGCCTGGCTCCCCTGGAGAGTCAGCCCATCACGTTCACGCCGGAGGAGATGGAGAAGTACAGCAAGCTGCAGCAGGCGGCGCAGCAGCACATCCAGCAGCAGCTGCTGGCCAAGCAGGTCAAGAGCTTCCCGTCGGCCGCCGTAGCCGCCGTGGCCGCCGCTGCCAACCTGGCGCCGGCGCCGCCCCCGCCTGCCCTGCAGCAGATCCACATCCAGCAGCCTGCCGTGTCAGTGGCGTCAGGCGCGTCCATCGCCACCGTGCAGCATGCCATCCTGCAGCACCACGCTGCCACCGCAGCCGCCATGGGCATCCACCCGGCGCATCACCCACACCCTGCCCATGCTCAGCTGGCCCAGGTCCATCACATACCCCAGCACCACCTCACCCCCATATCCTTATCCCACCTGGGCCCCACCCTTGGACACTCGCTGGGACACGCTGGGCTAATCCCCGCCCACCACACCGCCTTCCTCTCCGGGCAGCCCATACACATCATCCCTGCTTCAGCGCTCCACCACACACCCTTGGCACTCCACCACGTGCCCCACGCTGCCCTCTACCCCACGCTCTTCACACCCAGGCCGTcacaggcggcggcggcggcggcagcggcggctCTCCAGCTCCACCCGCTCCTCCACCCCATCTTCTCAGGGCAGGACCTCCAGCATCCGCCTAACCACGGCTCTTGA